In Armatimonadota bacterium, a single genomic region encodes these proteins:
- a CDS encoding prepilin-type N-terminal cleavage/methylation domain-containing protein codes for MRKAFTLIELLVVIAIIAILAAILFPVFAQAKAAAKKTAALSNAKNIGTASMIYASDADDRFPSVFDGGNGGDPIRTMDPYIKNLDIWSQYRQNKDKITRNADGSINYGNNDIGYNWGWEIRGAEAMLNEEKCTGGGAVQGCSTGRYNTGKSNSEMANPASLYAFGNTYDTPRQTMGGIGWFFDDYPGGLNANSRNSGIYFGGSIVTSFADGHAKSVAWKGGYVAAFGEYVGSPKNFNDRVNGYCADPDARINPFPRSGFPLGSMVCRDFLAFPEATGVTWWRD; via the coding sequence ATGCGAAAAGCATTTACACTAATTGAGCTACTCGTCGTCATCGCGATTATCGCGATCCTCGCCGCTATCCTGTTCCCAGTCTTCGCCCAGGCGAAAGCTGCTGCAAAGAAGACGGCTGCCCTGAGCAACGCAAAGAACATTGGAACCGCTTCGATGATTTACGCTTCGGACGCAGACGATCGATTCCCATCCGTTTTCGACGGCGGCAACGGTGGAGATCCCATCCGAACCATGGATCCATACATCAAGAACCTTGATATCTGGTCGCAGTACCGACAGAACAAGGATAAGATCACCCGAAATGCCGACGGTTCGATCAACTATGGTAACAACGACATCGGTTACAACTGGGGTTGGGAAATCCGCGGTGCCGAAGCCATGTTGAATGAAGAAAAGTGCACAGGCGGCGGAGCTGTCCAGGGTTGTTCAACTGGTCGATACAACACAGGTAAGTCGAACTCCGAGATGGCAAATCCTGCGTCTCTGTACGCCTTCGGTAACACCTACGACACCCCTCGCCAAACGATGGGCGGAATCGGCTGGTTCTTCGACGATTATCCCGGCGGTCTCAACGCTAACAGCCGAAACAGCGGTATCTACTTCGGTGGAAGCATCGTTACCTCGTTCGCCGATGGGCACGCTAAGTCGGTCGCTTGGAAGGGCGGTTATGTTGCGGCATTCGGCGAATATGTTGGATCACCAAAGAACTTCAACGACCGAGTCAACGGCTACTGCGCTGACCCAGATGCAAGAATCAATCCGTTCCCTCGCTCGGGCTTCCCGCTCGGATCGATGGTTTGCCGAGACTTCCTTGCGTTCCCAGAAGCAACCGGAGTCACTTGGTGGAGAGACTGA
- a CDS encoding prepilin-type N-terminal cleavage/methylation domain-containing protein — MRKAFTLIELLVVIAIIAILAAILFPVFAQA; from the coding sequence ATGCGTAAAGCATTTACATTAATCGAGCTACTCGTCGTCATCGCAATCATCGCGATCCTCGCCGCTATCCTGTTCCCGGTCTTCGCCCAAGCATAA
- a CDS encoding TrmH family RNA methyltransferase, producing the protein MKQIRKKAGIRKLFKEYESSGVDLVFLLQDWEDGYNVGGMFRVADACGATQILLTGKTPTPENSPLVAVTSMGAHRKVPWLHIENHLEACNKAVDAGYTLVAVEVADEASHYLSFEYPTQTCLVLGNEGAGVYGSVMKKCSAAVFIPMAGKGRSLNVHVAGAIVAFQAMLSTTSERSSD; encoded by the coding sequence ATGAAGCAGATACGAAAGAAGGCCGGTATTCGGAAGCTTTTTAAAGAGTACGAGTCGTCGGGCGTTGATCTTGTGTTTCTGCTTCAGGATTGGGAGGATGGCTATAACGTCGGAGGGATGTTTCGGGTTGCCGACGCCTGTGGCGCCACTCAAATTTTGCTGACAGGTAAGACTCCGACGCCAGAAAACTCGCCCTTGGTGGCAGTGACTTCGATGGGAGCCCATCGAAAGGTGCCTTGGTTGCACATCGAGAATCACTTGGAGGCTTGCAACAAGGCGGTTGACGCGGGCTACACCTTGGTTGCTGTGGAGGTTGCCGATGAGGCATCCCACTACTTGTCGTTTGAATATCCAACTCAAACCTGCTTGGTGCTCGGAAACGAGGGGGCAGGCGTGTACGGTTCGGTGATGAAGAAGTGCTCGGCGGCGGTGTTTATTCCAATGGCTGGAAAAGGTCGCTCCCTCAACGTACACGTTGCGGGAGCGATTGTGGCTTTTCAGGCAATGCTGAGCACTACTTCGGAGCGTTCTTCGGATTGA